In a single window of the Pelodiscus sinensis isolate JC-2024 chromosome 18, ASM4963464v1, whole genome shotgun sequence genome:
- the ZFP64 gene encoding zinc finger protein 64 isoform X1, whose protein sequence is MYLEKIVVPGGTTVLVELTPDIHICGICKQQFTNLDAFVAHKQSGCQLTSTTGTTSTVQFVSEETVPSTQTQTTTRTITSETQTITVSAPEFVFEHGYQTYLPSESREPQTATVVSLSSKTRSRKSTTAVTQKKLNCCYPGCQFKTSYGMKDVERHLRTHTGDKPHKCEVCSKCFSRKDKLKMHMRSHTGVKPYKCKHCDYAAADNSSLNKHQRIHSNERPFKCQICPYASRNSSQLTVHLRSHTGDAPFQCRMCSAKFKINSDLKRHMRVHSGEKPYKCEFCDVRCAMKGNLKSHIRIKHSMENTLKCPECEFQCGNKTSLRHHLRTHQPEQPVKCLQCNYSCSNKAALKVHERIHCDDRPFKCDFCSFDTKQRSNLTTHMKKAHGDKVKTKKETTEKKDGDKPKQGSSRQVAKLDAKKAFKCGLCEASFVREDSLRSHKKQHSEYNGTKNTEMAVLQLHVDSRPTNAPVTVRHLQVPIQATQVSPYNEGRVKIIVGHQVPQDNKIVQAASVNVMPPSLVGQNQEDLSATSQLQIVRQVSLLAPPHPPVSQSEAGSVGQPAVLLTAHDQTDNGTLHQTLISAAPDNGHRDSSGQIFINDSGISCSDLEGLNALIQEGATDEAVVSDGGQSISVSTSVPPPPIFSSSAHTQAPKQTYSIIQSGAHTASLCPADAILD, encoded by the exons TTCCAGGAGGCACCACTGTCCTAGTGGAGCTCACCCCAGATATTCACATTTGTGGCATTTGCAAGCAGCAGTTCACTAACCTAGATGCCTTTGTTGCTCATAAGCAAAGCGGCTGCCAGCTGACCAGTACAACTGGGACCACTAGTACTGTCCAGTTTGTCTCAGAAGAAACTGTGCCATCAACACAGACTCAAACCACAACCAGAACAATTACTTCAGAGACTCAGACCATCACAG tttctgCTCCAGAGTTTGTTTTTGAGCATGGGTACCAAACATATCTGCCCAGTGAGAGCCGTGAACCTCAGACTGCCACTGTTGTATCCCTATCATCGAAAACACGTTCCAGAAAATCCACTACTGCAGTTACTCAAAAGAAACTGAACTGCTGCTATCCAG GTTGCCAATTCAAGACATCGTATGGTATGAAAGATGTGGAACGTCATTTAAGAACACACACAG GAGATAAGCCTCATAAATGTGAGGTGTGTAGCAAGTGCTTCAGTCGCAAAGATAAGCTGAAGATGCACATGCGTTCCCATACTGGCGTGAAACCTTACAAGTGTAAACATTGTGACTATGCAGCTGCTGACAACAGCAGTCTCAACAAGCACCAGCGCATCCACTCAAATGAGCGCCCTTTTAAATGCCAGATCTGTCCTTATGCAAGCAGAAACTCTAGCCAACTTACTGTACATCTCAGATCCCATACTG GAGATGCTCCATTTCAGTGTCGGATGTGTAGTGCTAAATTTAAAATCAACTCTGACTTGAAGAGGCACATGCGTGTGCACTCTGGAGAGAAGCCTTACAAGTGTGAGTTCTGTGACGTCCGCTGCGCCATGAAAGGGAACCTGAAATCGCACATACGTATCAAGCACAGCATGGAGAACACACTCAAGTGTCCAGAGTGTGAGTTCCAATGTGGAAACAAAACAAGCCTTCGGCATCACTTAAGAACCCATCAGCCTGAGCAGCCAGTGAAATGCTTACAGTGCAATTACTCTTGCTCTAACAAGGCAGCTCTTAAGGTGCATGAGAGAATTCACTGCGATGATCGCCCTTTCAAATGTGACTTCTGTAGCTTTGATACCAAACAGCGGAGCAATCTGACCACGCACATGAAGAAAGCCCATGGTGACAAAGTCAAAACCAAAAAGGAAACTACTGAAAAGAAAGATGGAGATAAGCCAAAGCAAGGTAGCTCCAGGCAAGTAGCCAAATTGGATGCTAAGAAAGCATTTAAATGTGgcctgtgtgaagcttcctttgtCCGAGAAGATTCTCTGAGGAGCCATAAGAAGCAGCACAGTGAATATAATGGGACCAAAAATACAGAAATGGCTGTTTTGCAGCTCCACGTGGATAGTAGGCCAACCAATGCCCCAGTTACTGTACGTCACCTTCAAGTCCCAATTCAAGCCACTCAGGTTTCTCCGTATAATGAAGGAAGAGTCAAGATCATTGTTGGCCATCAAGTGCCTCAAGATAATAAAATAGTTCAGGCTGCTTCAGTGAATGTTATGCCTCCCTCATTAGTTGGCCAGAATCAAGAAGACCTGTCTGCCACTAGCCAGTTGCAAATAGTACGCCAGGTCAGTCTGCTGGCACCGCCTCATCCCCCTGTTTCTCAAAGCGAAGCTGGGTCAGTCGGGCAGCCAGCAGTTCTGCTCACAGCCCATGACCAAACTGACAATGGTACTCTCCACCAGACTTTGATTTCTGCTGCTCCAGACAATGGTCACAGGGATTCATCAGGCCAGATTTTCATCAATGATTCTGGAATCAGCTGTTCTGACTTGGAAGGTCTCAATGCTTTGATTCAAGAAGGGGCAACAGATGAGGCTGTGGTTAGTGATGGGGGTCAAAGTATCTCTGTGTCTACTtcagttccccctcctcccatctttTCCTCATCCGCTCACACCCAGGCACCTAAGCAGACCTACTCCATCATTCAAAGTGGAGCCCACACAGCTTCGCTGTGTCCTGCAGACGCCATACTAGATTAG
- the ZFP64 gene encoding zinc finger protein 64 isoform X3 yields the protein MNPGGGGAPGFVGPVPFPGGTTVLVELTPDIHICGICKQQFTNLDAFVAHKQSGCQLTSTTGTTSTVQFVSEETVPSTQTQTTTRTITSETQTITDHFLFLVSAPEFVFEHGYQTYLPSESREPQTATVVSLSSKTRSRKSTTAVTQKKLNCCYPGCQFKTSYGMKDVERHLRTHTGDKPHKCEVCSKCFSRKDKLKMHMRSHTGVKPYKCKHCDYAAADNSSLNKHQRIHSNERPFKCQICPYASRNSSQLTVHLRSHTGDAPFQCRMCSAKFKINSDLKRHMRVHSGEKPYKCEFCDVRCAMKGNLKSHIRIKHSMENTLKCPECEFQCGNKTSLRHHLRTHQPEQPVKCLQCNYSCSNKAALKVHERIHCDDRPFKCDFCSFDTKQRSNLTTHMKKAHGDKVKTKKETTEKKDGDKPKQGSSRQVAKLDAKKAFKCGLCEASFVREDSLRSHKKQHSEYNGTKNTEMAVLQLHVDSRPTNAPVTVRHLQVPIQATQVSPYNEGRVKIIVGHQVPQDNKIVQAASVNVMPPSLVGQNQEDLSATSQLQIVRQVSLLAPPHPPVSQSEAGSVGQPAVLLTAHDQTDNGTLHQTLISAAPDNGHRDSSGQIFINDSGISCSDLEGLNALIQEGATDEAVVSDGGQSISVSTSVPPPPIFSSSAHTQAPKQTYSIIQSGAHTASLCPADAILD from the exons TTCCAGGAGGCACCACTGTCCTAGTGGAGCTCACCCCAGATATTCACATTTGTGGCATTTGCAAGCAGCAGTTCACTAACCTAGATGCCTTTGTTGCTCATAAGCAAAGCGGCTGCCAGCTGACCAGTACAACTGGGACCACTAGTACTGTCCAGTTTGTCTCAGAAGAAACTGTGCCATCAACACAGACTCAAACCACAACCAGAACAATTACTTCAGAGACTCAGACCATCACAG accattttttgtttttagtttctgCTCCAGAGTTTGTTTTTGAGCATGGGTACCAAACATATCTGCCCAGTGAGAGCCGTGAACCTCAGACTGCCACTGTTGTATCCCTATCATCGAAAACACGTTCCAGAAAATCCACTACTGCAGTTACTCAAAAGAAACTGAACTGCTGCTATCCAG GTTGCCAATTCAAGACATCGTATGGTATGAAAGATGTGGAACGTCATTTAAGAACACACACAG GAGATAAGCCTCATAAATGTGAGGTGTGTAGCAAGTGCTTCAGTCGCAAAGATAAGCTGAAGATGCACATGCGTTCCCATACTGGCGTGAAACCTTACAAGTGTAAACATTGTGACTATGCAGCTGCTGACAACAGCAGTCTCAACAAGCACCAGCGCATCCACTCAAATGAGCGCCCTTTTAAATGCCAGATCTGTCCTTATGCAAGCAGAAACTCTAGCCAACTTACTGTACATCTCAGATCCCATACTG GAGATGCTCCATTTCAGTGTCGGATGTGTAGTGCTAAATTTAAAATCAACTCTGACTTGAAGAGGCACATGCGTGTGCACTCTGGAGAGAAGCCTTACAAGTGTGAGTTCTGTGACGTCCGCTGCGCCATGAAAGGGAACCTGAAATCGCACATACGTATCAAGCACAGCATGGAGAACACACTCAAGTGTCCAGAGTGTGAGTTCCAATGTGGAAACAAAACAAGCCTTCGGCATCACTTAAGAACCCATCAGCCTGAGCAGCCAGTGAAATGCTTACAGTGCAATTACTCTTGCTCTAACAAGGCAGCTCTTAAGGTGCATGAGAGAATTCACTGCGATGATCGCCCTTTCAAATGTGACTTCTGTAGCTTTGATACCAAACAGCGGAGCAATCTGACCACGCACATGAAGAAAGCCCATGGTGACAAAGTCAAAACCAAAAAGGAAACTACTGAAAAGAAAGATGGAGATAAGCCAAAGCAAGGTAGCTCCAGGCAAGTAGCCAAATTGGATGCTAAGAAAGCATTTAAATGTGgcctgtgtgaagcttcctttgtCCGAGAAGATTCTCTGAGGAGCCATAAGAAGCAGCACAGTGAATATAATGGGACCAAAAATACAGAAATGGCTGTTTTGCAGCTCCACGTGGATAGTAGGCCAACCAATGCCCCAGTTACTGTACGTCACCTTCAAGTCCCAATTCAAGCCACTCAGGTTTCTCCGTATAATGAAGGAAGAGTCAAGATCATTGTTGGCCATCAAGTGCCTCAAGATAATAAAATAGTTCAGGCTGCTTCAGTGAATGTTATGCCTCCCTCATTAGTTGGCCAGAATCAAGAAGACCTGTCTGCCACTAGCCAGTTGCAAATAGTACGCCAGGTCAGTCTGCTGGCACCGCCTCATCCCCCTGTTTCTCAAAGCGAAGCTGGGTCAGTCGGGCAGCCAGCAGTTCTGCTCACAGCCCATGACCAAACTGACAATGGTACTCTCCACCAGACTTTGATTTCTGCTGCTCCAGACAATGGTCACAGGGATTCATCAGGCCAGATTTTCATCAATGATTCTGGAATCAGCTGTTCTGACTTGGAAGGTCTCAATGCTTTGATTCAAGAAGGGGCAACAGATGAGGCTGTGGTTAGTGATGGGGGTCAAAGTATCTCTGTGTCTACTtcagttccccctcctcccatctttTCCTCATCCGCTCACACCCAGGCACCTAAGCAGACCTACTCCATCATTCAAAGTGGAGCCCACACAGCTTCGCTGTGTCCTGCAGACGCCATACTAGATTAG
- the ZFP64 gene encoding zinc finger protein 64 isoform X2 codes for MADPPLRCSSSNRSQMYLEKIVVPGGTTVLVELTPDIHICGICKQQFTNLDAFVAHKQSGCQLTSTTGTTSTVQFVSEETVPSTQTQTTTRTITSETQTITDHFLFLVSAPEFVFEHGYQTYLPSESREPQTATVVSLSSKTRSRKSTTAVTQKKLNCCYPGCQFKTSYGMKDVERHLRTHTGDKPHKCEVCSKCFSRKDKLKMHMRSHTGVKPYKCKHCDYAAADNSSLNKHQRIHSNERPFKCQICPYASRNSSQLTVHLRSHTGDAPFQCRMCSAKFKINSDLKRHMRVHSGEKPYKCEFCDVRCAMKGNLKSHIRIKHSMENTLKCPECEFQCGNKTSLRHHLRTHQPEQPVKCLQCNYSCSNKAALKVHERIHCDDRPFKCDFCSFDTKQRSNLTTHMKKAHGDKVKTKKETTEKKDGDKPKQGSSRQVAKLDAKKAFKCGLCEASFVREDSLRSHKKQHSEYNGTKNTEMAVLQLHVDSRPTNAPVTVRHLQVPIQATQVSPYNEGRVKIIVGHQVPQDNKIVQAASVNVMPPSLVGQNQEDLSATSQLQIVRQVSLLAPPHPPVSQSEAGSVGQPAVLLTAHDQTDNGTLHQTLISAAPDNGHRDSSGQIFINDSGISCSDLEGLNALIQEGATDEAVVSDGGQSISVSTSVPPPPIFSSSAHTQAPKQTYSIIQSGAHTASLCPADAILD; via the exons TTCCAGGAGGCACCACTGTCCTAGTGGAGCTCACCCCAGATATTCACATTTGTGGCATTTGCAAGCAGCAGTTCACTAACCTAGATGCCTTTGTTGCTCATAAGCAAAGCGGCTGCCAGCTGACCAGTACAACTGGGACCACTAGTACTGTCCAGTTTGTCTCAGAAGAAACTGTGCCATCAACACAGACTCAAACCACAACCAGAACAATTACTTCAGAGACTCAGACCATCACAG accattttttgtttttagtttctgCTCCAGAGTTTGTTTTTGAGCATGGGTACCAAACATATCTGCCCAGTGAGAGCCGTGAACCTCAGACTGCCACTGTTGTATCCCTATCATCGAAAACACGTTCCAGAAAATCCACTACTGCAGTTACTCAAAAGAAACTGAACTGCTGCTATCCAG GTTGCCAATTCAAGACATCGTATGGTATGAAAGATGTGGAACGTCATTTAAGAACACACACAG GAGATAAGCCTCATAAATGTGAGGTGTGTAGCAAGTGCTTCAGTCGCAAAGATAAGCTGAAGATGCACATGCGTTCCCATACTGGCGTGAAACCTTACAAGTGTAAACATTGTGACTATGCAGCTGCTGACAACAGCAGTCTCAACAAGCACCAGCGCATCCACTCAAATGAGCGCCCTTTTAAATGCCAGATCTGTCCTTATGCAAGCAGAAACTCTAGCCAACTTACTGTACATCTCAGATCCCATACTG GAGATGCTCCATTTCAGTGTCGGATGTGTAGTGCTAAATTTAAAATCAACTCTGACTTGAAGAGGCACATGCGTGTGCACTCTGGAGAGAAGCCTTACAAGTGTGAGTTCTGTGACGTCCGCTGCGCCATGAAAGGGAACCTGAAATCGCACATACGTATCAAGCACAGCATGGAGAACACACTCAAGTGTCCAGAGTGTGAGTTCCAATGTGGAAACAAAACAAGCCTTCGGCATCACTTAAGAACCCATCAGCCTGAGCAGCCAGTGAAATGCTTACAGTGCAATTACTCTTGCTCTAACAAGGCAGCTCTTAAGGTGCATGAGAGAATTCACTGCGATGATCGCCCTTTCAAATGTGACTTCTGTAGCTTTGATACCAAACAGCGGAGCAATCTGACCACGCACATGAAGAAAGCCCATGGTGACAAAGTCAAAACCAAAAAGGAAACTACTGAAAAGAAAGATGGAGATAAGCCAAAGCAAGGTAGCTCCAGGCAAGTAGCCAAATTGGATGCTAAGAAAGCATTTAAATGTGgcctgtgtgaagcttcctttgtCCGAGAAGATTCTCTGAGGAGCCATAAGAAGCAGCACAGTGAATATAATGGGACCAAAAATACAGAAATGGCTGTTTTGCAGCTCCACGTGGATAGTAGGCCAACCAATGCCCCAGTTACTGTACGTCACCTTCAAGTCCCAATTCAAGCCACTCAGGTTTCTCCGTATAATGAAGGAAGAGTCAAGATCATTGTTGGCCATCAAGTGCCTCAAGATAATAAAATAGTTCAGGCTGCTTCAGTGAATGTTATGCCTCCCTCATTAGTTGGCCAGAATCAAGAAGACCTGTCTGCCACTAGCCAGTTGCAAATAGTACGCCAGGTCAGTCTGCTGGCACCGCCTCATCCCCCTGTTTCTCAAAGCGAAGCTGGGTCAGTCGGGCAGCCAGCAGTTCTGCTCACAGCCCATGACCAAACTGACAATGGTACTCTCCACCAGACTTTGATTTCTGCTGCTCCAGACAATGGTCACAGGGATTCATCAGGCCAGATTTTCATCAATGATTCTGGAATCAGCTGTTCTGACTTGGAAGGTCTCAATGCTTTGATTCAAGAAGGGGCAACAGATGAGGCTGTGGTTAGTGATGGGGGTCAAAGTATCTCTGTGTCTACTtcagttccccctcctcccatctttTCCTCATCCGCTCACACCCAGGCACCTAAGCAGACCTACTCCATCATTCAAAGTGGAGCCCACACAGCTTCGCTGTGTCCTGCAGACGCCATACTAGATTAG
- the ZFP64 gene encoding zinc finger protein 64 isoform X4, protein MNPGGGGAPGFVGPVPFPGGTTVLVELTPDIHICGICKQQFTNLDAFVAHKQSGCQLTSTTGTTSTVQFVSEETVPSTQTQTTTRTITSETQTITVSAPEFVFEHGYQTYLPSESREPQTATVVSLSSKTRSRKSTTAVTQKKLNCCYPGCQFKTSYGMKDVERHLRTHTGDKPHKCEVCSKCFSRKDKLKMHMRSHTGVKPYKCKHCDYAAADNSSLNKHQRIHSNERPFKCQICPYASRNSSQLTVHLRSHTGDAPFQCRMCSAKFKINSDLKRHMRVHSGEKPYKCEFCDVRCAMKGNLKSHIRIKHSMENTLKCPECEFQCGNKTSLRHHLRTHQPEQPVKCLQCNYSCSNKAALKVHERIHCDDRPFKCDFCSFDTKQRSNLTTHMKKAHGDKVKTKKETTEKKDGDKPKQGSSRQVAKLDAKKAFKCGLCEASFVREDSLRSHKKQHSEYNGTKNTEMAVLQLHVDSRPTNAPVTVRHLQVPIQATQVSPYNEGRVKIIVGHQVPQDNKIVQAASVNVMPPSLVGQNQEDLSATSQLQIVRQVSLLAPPHPPVSQSEAGSVGQPAVLLTAHDQTDNGTLHQTLISAAPDNGHRDSSGQIFINDSGISCSDLEGLNALIQEGATDEAVVSDGGQSISVSTSVPPPPIFSSSAHTQAPKQTYSIIQSGAHTASLCPADAILD, encoded by the exons TTCCAGGAGGCACCACTGTCCTAGTGGAGCTCACCCCAGATATTCACATTTGTGGCATTTGCAAGCAGCAGTTCACTAACCTAGATGCCTTTGTTGCTCATAAGCAAAGCGGCTGCCAGCTGACCAGTACAACTGGGACCACTAGTACTGTCCAGTTTGTCTCAGAAGAAACTGTGCCATCAACACAGACTCAAACCACAACCAGAACAATTACTTCAGAGACTCAGACCATCACAG tttctgCTCCAGAGTTTGTTTTTGAGCATGGGTACCAAACATATCTGCCCAGTGAGAGCCGTGAACCTCAGACTGCCACTGTTGTATCCCTATCATCGAAAACACGTTCCAGAAAATCCACTACTGCAGTTACTCAAAAGAAACTGAACTGCTGCTATCCAG GTTGCCAATTCAAGACATCGTATGGTATGAAAGATGTGGAACGTCATTTAAGAACACACACAG GAGATAAGCCTCATAAATGTGAGGTGTGTAGCAAGTGCTTCAGTCGCAAAGATAAGCTGAAGATGCACATGCGTTCCCATACTGGCGTGAAACCTTACAAGTGTAAACATTGTGACTATGCAGCTGCTGACAACAGCAGTCTCAACAAGCACCAGCGCATCCACTCAAATGAGCGCCCTTTTAAATGCCAGATCTGTCCTTATGCAAGCAGAAACTCTAGCCAACTTACTGTACATCTCAGATCCCATACTG GAGATGCTCCATTTCAGTGTCGGATGTGTAGTGCTAAATTTAAAATCAACTCTGACTTGAAGAGGCACATGCGTGTGCACTCTGGAGAGAAGCCTTACAAGTGTGAGTTCTGTGACGTCCGCTGCGCCATGAAAGGGAACCTGAAATCGCACATACGTATCAAGCACAGCATGGAGAACACACTCAAGTGTCCAGAGTGTGAGTTCCAATGTGGAAACAAAACAAGCCTTCGGCATCACTTAAGAACCCATCAGCCTGAGCAGCCAGTGAAATGCTTACAGTGCAATTACTCTTGCTCTAACAAGGCAGCTCTTAAGGTGCATGAGAGAATTCACTGCGATGATCGCCCTTTCAAATGTGACTTCTGTAGCTTTGATACCAAACAGCGGAGCAATCTGACCACGCACATGAAGAAAGCCCATGGTGACAAAGTCAAAACCAAAAAGGAAACTACTGAAAAGAAAGATGGAGATAAGCCAAAGCAAGGTAGCTCCAGGCAAGTAGCCAAATTGGATGCTAAGAAAGCATTTAAATGTGgcctgtgtgaagcttcctttgtCCGAGAAGATTCTCTGAGGAGCCATAAGAAGCAGCACAGTGAATATAATGGGACCAAAAATACAGAAATGGCTGTTTTGCAGCTCCACGTGGATAGTAGGCCAACCAATGCCCCAGTTACTGTACGTCACCTTCAAGTCCCAATTCAAGCCACTCAGGTTTCTCCGTATAATGAAGGAAGAGTCAAGATCATTGTTGGCCATCAAGTGCCTCAAGATAATAAAATAGTTCAGGCTGCTTCAGTGAATGTTATGCCTCCCTCATTAGTTGGCCAGAATCAAGAAGACCTGTCTGCCACTAGCCAGTTGCAAATAGTACGCCAGGTCAGTCTGCTGGCACCGCCTCATCCCCCTGTTTCTCAAAGCGAAGCTGGGTCAGTCGGGCAGCCAGCAGTTCTGCTCACAGCCCATGACCAAACTGACAATGGTACTCTCCACCAGACTTTGATTTCTGCTGCTCCAGACAATGGTCACAGGGATTCATCAGGCCAGATTTTCATCAATGATTCTGGAATCAGCTGTTCTGACTTGGAAGGTCTCAATGCTTTGATTCAAGAAGGGGCAACAGATGAGGCTGTGGTTAGTGATGGGGGTCAAAGTATCTCTGTGTCTACTtcagttccccctcctcccatctttTCCTCATCCGCTCACACCCAGGCACCTAAGCAGACCTACTCCATCATTCAAAGTGGAGCCCACACAGCTTCGCTGTGTCCTGCAGACGCCATACTAGATTAG